A window of the Radiobacillus deserti genome harbors these coding sequences:
- a CDS encoding ATP-grasp domain-containing protein: MSRIYIIHENDDWTQHLTKRLEELELPYETWHMRNGVVDLTEVPPDGVFYNRMSASSHTRGNRYAPELTAGLLAWLEQYDRTVFNGSHALELELSKVKQYAALEKSGVRTPMTVAAVGKENILEAAKKLGKVPFITKHNRAGKGLGVQLFYSIEGLHSYLDGDDFEEPVDGITLIQEYIESPESFITRAEFVGGKFVYAVRVDTSEGFELCPADACRIDDAFCPVGEQEERPMFEIVEYVDQALIQKFESFLQANKIDVAGIEFITNAKGETFAYDVNTNTNYNSEAEAKAGKYGMLELAKFLGNALEKETSKS, encoded by the coding sequence ATGTCTAGAATCTATATCATTCATGAAAATGACGACTGGACACAGCATCTTACAAAAAGATTGGAAGAATTAGAGCTTCCTTACGAAACATGGCATATGAGAAATGGGGTTGTTGACTTAACAGAGGTTCCACCCGATGGTGTCTTCTATAACCGAATGAGTGCTTCCTCACATACGCGAGGAAACCGTTATGCACCAGAATTAACAGCTGGCCTACTTGCATGGTTGGAGCAGTATGATCGAACAGTTTTTAATGGGAGCCATGCCTTAGAATTAGAACTGAGCAAAGTAAAGCAGTATGCAGCGTTAGAAAAAAGTGGGGTTCGTACACCAATGACCGTTGCAGCGGTTGGCAAAGAAAACATTCTAGAGGCTGCTAAAAAACTAGGGAAGGTTCCGTTTATTACAAAACACAATCGTGCCGGAAAAGGATTAGGTGTTCAATTGTTCTATTCCATCGAAGGCTTGCACTCTTATTTAGACGGAGACGATTTCGAAGAGCCTGTGGATGGAATTACATTAATTCAGGAGTATATCGAATCTCCAGAGTCGTTTATTACGAGAGCAGAGTTCGTTGGTGGAAAATTTGTTTATGCGGTTCGCGTTGATACTTCAGAAGGCTTTGAGCTATGTCCTGCTGATGCATGCCGCATAGACGATGCGTTTTGTCCTGTAGGAGAGCAAGAAGAACGACCTATGTTCGAGATTGTGGAGTATGTCGACCAAGCGCTAATTCAAAAATTTGAATCCTTCCTACAAGCAAATAAAATTGACGTAGCAGGAATTGAATTTATTACGAATGCAAAAGGAGAAACCTTCGCTTACGACGTGAATACAAACACGAATTATAATTCAGAAGCTGAGGCGAAGGCTGGAAAATACGGCATGCTTGAGTTAGCGAAATTTCTTGGAAATGCACTAGAGAAAGAAACTTCAAAATCATAA
- a CDS encoding aldo/keto reductase → MPTNLQDTTTLHNGVKMPWLGLGVFKVQDGDEVVNAVKAAIKNGYKSIDTAAVYKNEEGVGQGIREAGVPREELFITSKVWNDDQGYETTLAAFDASLERLGLDYLDLYLIHWPGSNKYKETWKALEKLYKDGKVKAIGVSNFHIHHLEDLLEDAEIVPMVNQVEFHPHLAQLELREYCTRKNIQLEAWSPLKQGELLSEPTLEKIAQKYNKSVAQIIIKWDLQSGVVTIPKSIKEHRIVENADVFDFELSEEDMKKIDDLNKDERVGPDPDNFLF, encoded by the coding sequence GAAAATGCCCTGGTTAGGTCTTGGAGTTTTTAAAGTTCAAGATGGAGATGAAGTAGTTAACGCTGTAAAAGCTGCTATTAAAAATGGCTATAAAAGCATCGATACAGCAGCAGTGTACAAAAATGAAGAAGGCGTAGGGCAAGGAATTAGAGAAGCTGGTGTTCCTCGCGAAGAGCTTTTTATCACATCAAAAGTGTGGAATGATGATCAAGGCTACGAGACAACACTTGCGGCATTTGATGCTTCTTTAGAAAGACTAGGATTAGATTACTTAGATCTATATTTAATTCACTGGCCAGGTTCCAACAAATATAAAGAGACTTGGAAAGCATTAGAAAAGCTTTACAAAGATGGAAAGGTGAAAGCGATTGGAGTAAGTAATTTTCATATCCATCATTTAGAAGACCTTTTGGAGGATGCCGAAATCGTTCCAATGGTCAATCAAGTAGAATTTCACCCTCATCTAGCGCAGCTAGAATTAAGGGAATATTGTACTCGTAAAAACATTCAATTAGAGGCTTGGTCTCCATTAAAACAAGGGGAGCTATTATCAGAGCCAACCCTTGAAAAAATCGCACAAAAATATAATAAATCCGTCGCGCAAATTATTATTAAGTGGGATCTGCAAAGTGGTGTCGTAACGATTCCTAAATCGATCAAAGAGCATCGAATTGTGGAAAATGCAGATGTCTTTGATTTTGAACTATCGGAGGAAGATATGAAGAAAATTGATGACTTGAATAAAGATGAACGAGTAGGTCCAGATCCAGATAACTTTCTTTTTTAA